From Humisphaera borealis, the proteins below share one genomic window:
- a CDS encoding CPBP family intramembrane glutamic endopeptidase, with product MSYQPAVLLQPAPVVSVRRTRAWLLAELFLLFGLIPLALMQKLIPLHPLAVGGLIAATCLFILVRDPSFDVKQLWNTDDLARRLIAVIPLWLAAVALFVALLAVFSPDRLLSLPLQHPWAWLAIMLGYPLISVYPQEVIYRAFFFHRYKPIAGDGWGMIVLSAAAFAWMHILFGNWIAVTMCIAGGLIFSYRYWKTRSLLVTSLEHVIYGQLVFTVGLGEFIRSGTMTAVGG from the coding sequence ATGTCATACCAGCCAGCCGTCCTCCTTCAGCCCGCACCCGTCGTGTCGGTCCGCCGTACACGAGCCTGGTTACTCGCCGAGTTGTTCCTGCTGTTCGGGCTTATCCCGCTGGCGCTGATGCAGAAGTTGATCCCGCTGCACCCGCTTGCCGTGGGCGGGCTGATCGCCGCGACGTGTCTGTTCATTCTCGTGCGTGATCCGTCGTTCGACGTGAAGCAACTTTGGAACACGGACGACCTTGCACGCCGGCTGATTGCGGTGATTCCGTTGTGGCTGGCAGCGGTCGCGCTGTTCGTTGCGTTGCTGGCAGTCTTCTCCCCGGACCGACTGCTTTCGCTGCCGCTCCAGCATCCGTGGGCTTGGCTGGCGATCATGTTGGGCTACCCGCTGATCAGCGTGTACCCGCAGGAAGTGATCTACCGCGCGTTCTTCTTCCACCGCTACAAGCCGATCGCCGGCGACGGCTGGGGGATGATCGTCCTCAGCGCCGCGGCGTTCGCGTGGATGCACATCCTGTTCGGCAACTGGATCGCCGTCACGATGTGCATCGCCGGCGGGTTGATCTTCAGCTACCGCTACTGGAAGACGCGGTCGCTTCTGGTGACAAGCTTGGAGCATGTCATCTACGGGCAGTTGGTGTTTACGGTGGGGCTGGGGGAGTTCATTCGGAGCGGGACGATGACGGCGGTGGGCGGGTGA
- a CDS encoding beta-ketoacyl-[acyl-carrier-protein] synthase family protein, which produces MNRVVITGIGWITPMGHDIEAVWQRLLRGESGIDRTTLFDAETFPTRISAEVKNFKLSDHLSDLSGHESAGRNTQFALAAVAKAWKSAGLPELGDLKSQITNSLDLDRVGIYLGSGEGSLDFGAFTQANLASWKAESQSHDAVKFAELAMQLMDVTRELEQEPNMPLSHLALFTGARGPAMNCLTACAASTQAIGEATEILRRGDADIMIGGGAHSMIHPFGVTGFNRLTALSDQNDNPPAASRPFDLNRKGFVLGEGAGMVILETLEHAQKRGAKILAEVVGYGSTADAYRITDQDPNGMGAVMAMREALADSGLSPSDVHYVNAHGTGTRENDGNETQAIKTVFEEKARACPVSSIKSMMGHLIAAAGAVELITCVLAIRDQVLPPTMNLDTPDPDCDLDYVPNKARQAKVDVAMSNSFGFGGQNDTIIVKRWG; this is translated from the coding sequence ATGAACCGTGTCGTCATCACCGGAATCGGCTGGATCACCCCCATGGGCCACGACATCGAGGCCGTCTGGCAGCGTCTGCTGCGCGGGGAGTCCGGGATCGACCGCACGACCCTCTTCGACGCCGAGACGTTTCCCACCCGCATCAGCGCCGAGGTCAAGAACTTCAAGCTGTCCGACCACCTGTCGGACCTGAGCGGCCACGAGTCTGCCGGCCGCAACACGCAGTTCGCCCTCGCCGCCGTCGCCAAGGCCTGGAAGTCGGCTGGCCTGCCTGAGTTGGGCGATCTCAAATCCCAGATTACGAACTCGCTTGATCTCGACCGCGTGGGCATCTACCTCGGTTCCGGCGAAGGCTCGCTCGATTTCGGAGCCTTTACGCAGGCCAATCTCGCGTCGTGGAAAGCCGAGTCACAGTCGCACGACGCCGTCAAGTTTGCCGAGCTGGCGATGCAGCTGATGGACGTCACCCGCGAGCTGGAGCAGGAGCCGAACATGCCCCTCTCGCACCTGGCGCTGTTCACCGGCGCTCGCGGCCCGGCGATGAACTGCCTGACGGCGTGCGCCGCCAGCACGCAGGCGATCGGCGAGGCGACGGAGATCCTCCGCCGCGGCGACGCCGACATCATGATCGGCGGCGGCGCGCACTCGATGATCCATCCGTTCGGCGTCACCGGCTTCAACCGCCTGACGGCGCTGAGCGACCAGAACGACAACCCCCCCGCCGCCAGCCGACCGTTCGACTTAAATCGCAAGGGCTTCGTGCTCGGCGAAGGCGCGGGCATGGTGATCCTCGAGACGCTCGAACATGCCCAGAAGCGTGGGGCAAAGATCCTGGCCGAGGTCGTCGGCTACGGCAGCACCGCCGACGCCTACCGCATTACCGATCAGGACCCCAATGGGATGGGTGCCGTGATGGCGATGCGCGAGGCGCTCGCCGATTCAGGCCTGTCGCCGAGCGACGTGCATTACGTCAACGCCCACGGCACCGGCACGCGAGAGAACGACGGCAACGAGACGCAGGCGATCAAGACCGTCTTCGAAGAAAAGGCCAGGGCCTGCCCGGTCAGCAGCATCAAGAGCATGATGGGCCACCTCATCGCCGCAGCCGGCGCGGTGGAGTTGATCACGTGCGTGCTGGCGATCCGCGACCAGGTGCTGCCGCCGACGATGAACCTCGACACGCCCGACCCCGATTGCGACCTGGACTATGTGCCGAACAAAGCGCGGCAGGCCAAGGTGGATGTTGCGATGAGCAACAGTTTTGGCTTCGGCGGGCAGAACGATACGATCATTGTGAAGCGTTGGGGTTGA
- a CDS encoding 3-hydroxyacyl-ACP dehydratase FabZ family protein, with protein sequence MRWIWIDKFTEFTTRTSATAIKNVSLAEEHLHDLYPAFPIVPHSLIVEGMAQTAGILVGEARNFAEKVILAKIGKATFHRLVRPGETITYSAKIEQLSEQGASIAGVVTAQGSGASEKVADIELMFSHIDQNMSGMEFPEHNFVFTEQFTELLKNYRTGSAVTI encoded by the coding sequence ATGCGCTGGATCTGGATCGACAAATTCACCGAGTTCACCACTCGAACGTCCGCGACGGCGATCAAGAACGTCTCGCTGGCCGAAGAGCACCTGCACGACCTCTACCCGGCGTTTCCGATCGTGCCGCATTCGCTGATCGTCGAGGGGATGGCCCAGACCGCTGGCATCCTCGTCGGCGAGGCCCGGAACTTCGCCGAGAAGGTGATCCTGGCCAAGATCGGCAAGGCGACCTTCCACCGCTTGGTCCGGCCGGGCGAGACGATCACCTATTCGGCAAAGATCGAACAGCTCAGCGAACAAGGGGCATCGATCGCCGGCGTTGTCACAGCGCAGGGTTCGGGTGCATCGGAGAAGGTGGCGGACATCGAGCTGATGTTCAGCCACATCGACCAGAACATGTCCGGCATGGAGTTCCCGGAGCACAACTTTGTGTTCACGGAGCAGTTCACGGAATTGCTGAAGAACTACCGGACGGGGTCAGCGGTGACGATCTGA
- a CDS encoding beta-ketoacyl-[acyl-carrier-protein] synthase family protein, with amino-acid sequence MRRVVVTGIGIISPIGIGTKAFWENLTAGQCGVRRIAMYDPSGFPTQIAGEVPGYKINDFVPKSYRKATKVMARDIELAVIAADDAFKDSGLKSKAYTDTPTIKSDRFGCNIGAGLISVDLAELTQAMAAARSADDLSKIDLKKWGNVGMQQLTPLWLLKYLPNMLACHVTIIHELKGPSNTITCADASSHLAIGEAFRTIQRGDADLAICGGAETKVVPMNLLRQVLLKRVTTQHNDTPDQAVRPFDEGATGTAAAEGGGLLILEDYEHAKARDAKIYCELVGFGASQDTYSVTEPDPKGHSYGRAIQKALAEANLPPTAVDLMVPCGLGIASHDRAELAGLHTVFGGGLERVPLTTIKAQIGNMAAGSGVDAATAALGVHYGVIPPARNTSKPIEGLKLNAVPESRQAKVDVAVSSVYSLGGQNAALVFRKV; translated from the coding sequence ATGCGAAGAGTCGTCGTCACCGGCATCGGCATTATCTCTCCCATCGGCATCGGCACGAAGGCCTTCTGGGAGAACCTCACCGCCGGGCAGTGCGGGGTCAGGCGGATCGCGATGTACGATCCGTCGGGCTTTCCGACCCAGATCGCCGGCGAAGTGCCGGGGTACAAGATCAACGACTTCGTCCCCAAGAGCTACCGCAAGGCCACCAAGGTGATGGCGCGGGATATTGAGCTCGCCGTCATCGCCGCCGACGACGCGTTCAAGGATTCGGGGCTCAAGTCCAAGGCCTACACCGATACGCCGACGATTAAATCCGACCGGTTCGGGTGCAATATCGGCGCAGGGCTGATCAGCGTCGATCTGGCCGAGCTGACACAGGCAATGGCGGCGGCGCGGTCGGCGGACGACCTCTCGAAAATCGACTTGAAAAAGTGGGGCAACGTCGGCATGCAGCAGCTCACGCCGCTCTGGCTGCTGAAGTACCTGCCGAACATGCTGGCCTGCCATGTGACGATCATCCATGAGCTCAAGGGCCCGTCGAACACGATCACCTGCGCCGACGCCAGCAGCCACCTGGCAATCGGCGAAGCGTTCCGCACCATCCAGCGCGGCGACGCCGACCTGGCGATCTGCGGCGGCGCCGAGACCAAGGTCGTCCCGATGAACCTGCTGCGGCAGGTACTGCTCAAACGCGTCACCACGCAGCACAACGACACCCCCGATCAGGCCGTCCGCCCGTTCGACGAAGGCGCGACCGGCACCGCGGCGGCTGAGGGCGGCGGCCTGCTGATCCTCGAAGACTACGAACACGCCAAGGCGCGAGACGCGAAGATCTATTGCGAACTGGTCGGCTTCGGCGCCAGCCAGGACACCTATAGCGTGACCGAGCCCGACCCCAAGGGTCACAGCTACGGCCGGGCGATCCAGAAGGCGCTCGCCGAGGCCAACCTTCCGCCGACGGCGGTTGACCTGATGGTGCCGTGCGGATTGGGCATCGCGAGCCACGACCGCGCGGAACTGGCCGGCCTGCACACGGTCTTCGGCGGCGGGCTGGAGCGCGTGCCGCTGACGACCATCAAAGCCCAGATCGGCAACATGGCCGCCGGCAGCGGCGTCGACGCGGCGACAGCGGCGCTGGGCGTACACTATGGCGTCATCCCGCCGGCGCGGAACACCAGCAAGCCGATCGAAGGATTGAAACTGAACGCCGTCCCCGAGTCGCGCCAGGCGAAGGTGGATGTCGCGGTCAGCAGCGTCTACAGCCTGGGCGGGCAGAACGCGGCGCTGGTGTTTAGGAAGGTGTGA
- the acs gene encoding acetate--CoA ligase has translation MSETIHSTLEERRVFPPPADFAAKAHIGTRAEYEKLYRESIDHPEQFFGRIAEELHWFKKWDKVLDWQVPNAKWFVGGKTNVAYNCLDRQIDLGRGDKTAILWEGEPETAAGAGGEVRKITYKQLRDDVSKLANGLKSIGVKKGDRVTIYMPMVPEAAVAMLACARIGAAHSVIFGGFSSQAIADRVDDAQCTVIITADGGYRRGTVVPLKRNVDDALTKTDRVKKVVVLNRCNMPVADGVAPGSIAWKEGRDVWYHDLVGTQSADCPAEPMDSEDTLFVLYTSGSTGKPKGIQHTTAGYLLGTYLTTKYVFDMKPDDVYWCTADVGWITGHSYIVYGPLANGTTCLMYEGAPNHPDFGRFWSIIERHKVSVFYTAPTAIRAFMKAGKEFPQKHDLSSLRLLGTVGEPINPEAWMWYHTVIGHEKCPIVDTWWQTETGAIMITPLPGVTPTKPGTATLPFFGVDAAIVDRSGKELGPNEGGLLVIRKPWPSMLRSIFNDPERYAKTYWSDVPGYYFTGDGARRDNDGYFWIMGRVDDVINVSGHRLGTMEIESALVAHEAVAEAAVVGIPHEMKGQGIAAFVTLETGRRADEALKKDLIAWVRKQIGALATPDQIRFTESLPKTRSGKIMRRLLKEVASGNEVKGDVTTLEDFSVLAKLKEKDEG, from the coding sequence ATGTCGGAGACGATTCACTCCACGCTCGAAGAGCGGCGTGTGTTCCCACCGCCGGCGGACTTTGCCGCCAAGGCGCATATCGGCACGCGCGCCGAGTACGAGAAGCTCTACCGCGAGTCCATCGACCACCCGGAACAGTTCTTCGGCCGGATCGCCGAGGAGCTCCACTGGTTCAAGAAGTGGGACAAGGTCCTCGACTGGCAGGTTCCCAACGCCAAGTGGTTTGTCGGCGGGAAGACCAACGTCGCGTACAACTGCCTGGATCGGCAGATCGACCTCGGCCGCGGCGATAAGACCGCCATCCTCTGGGAAGGGGAACCCGAAACCGCCGCCGGTGCCGGCGGTGAAGTCCGCAAGATCACCTACAAGCAGCTCCGCGACGACGTCAGCAAGCTGGCGAACGGCCTGAAGTCGATCGGCGTAAAGAAGGGTGACCGCGTCACCATCTATATGCCCATGGTCCCCGAAGCGGCCGTCGCGATGCTGGCGTGCGCCCGTATCGGCGCGGCGCACTCGGTGATCTTCGGCGGCTTCAGCAGCCAGGCGATCGCCGACCGCGTGGACGACGCCCAGTGCACGGTCATCATCACCGCCGACGGCGGCTACCGGCGGGGTACGGTCGTTCCGCTCAAGCGCAACGTCGACGATGCCCTGACCAAGACCGATCGCGTGAAGAAAGTCGTCGTGCTGAACCGGTGCAACATGCCCGTCGCCGACGGCGTGGCGCCGGGCAGCATCGCCTGGAAAGAAGGGCGCGACGTCTGGTATCACGACCTGGTCGGCACCCAATCCGCCGACTGCCCGGCCGAGCCGATGGACAGCGAAGACACGCTGTTCGTGCTCTATACGTCGGGCTCGACCGGCAAACCCAAGGGCATTCAGCACACGACCGCCGGGTACCTGCTCGGAACGTATCTGACGACCAAGTACGTCTTCGACATGAAGCCGGACGATGTCTACTGGTGCACGGCCGACGTCGGCTGGATCACCGGGCACAGCTACATCGTCTACGGCCCGCTCGCCAACGGCACGACCTGCCTGATGTACGAAGGCGCGCCAAACCACCCCGATTTCGGGCGTTTCTGGTCGATCATCGAGCGGCACAAAGTCAGCGTGTTCTACACGGCACCGACCGCGATCCGCGCGTTCATGAAGGCCGGCAAGGAGTTCCCGCAGAAGCACGACCTGTCGTCGCTGCGGCTGCTGGGCACGGTCGGCGAGCCGATCAACCCCGAAGCCTGGATGTGGTACCACACGGTCATCGGTCACGAAAAGTGCCCGATCGTCGATACCTGGTGGCAGACCGAAACCGGCGCGATCATGATCACGCCGTTGCCCGGTGTCACCCCGACCAAGCCGGGCACGGCGACGCTGCCGTTCTTCGGCGTGGATGCGGCGATCGTCGACCGCAGCGGCAAGGAACTGGGCCCCAATGAAGGCGGACTGCTGGTCATCCGCAAGCCCTGGCCGAGCATGCTCCGCAGCATCTTTAACGACCCCGAGCGGTACGCGAAGACCTACTGGAGCGACGTGCCGGGGTACTACTTCACCGGCGACGGCGCACGCCGCGACAACGACGGCTACTTCTGGATCATGGGCCGGGTGGACGACGTGATCAACGTGTCCGGGCACCGCCTGGGCACGATGGAGATCGAAAGCGCCCTGGTGGCCCACGAGGCGGTCGCCGAGGCGGCGGTCGTCGGCATTCCGCACGAGATGAAGGGGCAGGGCATCGCGGCGTTCGTGACGCTGGAAACCGGCCGCCGGGCCGACGAGGCCTTGAAGAAGGACCTGATCGCCTGGGTGCGCAAGCAGATCGGCGCGCTCGCGACGCCGGACCAGATTCGGTTCACCGAATCGCTGCCGAAGACGCGGAGCGGCAAGATCATGCGGCGGCTCCTGAAGGAAGTCGCCTCGGGCAACGAAGTGAAGGGCGACGTCACCACGCTGGAGGATTTCAGCGTGCTCGCCAAGTTGAAGGAGAAGGACGAAGGCTGA
- a CDS encoding acyl carrier protein has protein sequence MALSRDEIYSKVQSVLEDALGVDADEVTPKATLSGDLGAESIDYLDIVFRLEKAFTTDTANPFKIPRGELFPEDFESLRGDPSLISGDKLTPKGIAELKKRLPYADYSDFEANPTLEAANDLMTVNTIVNYIEAKLK, from the coding sequence ATGGCTCTTTCCCGCGACGAGATCTACTCCAAAGTGCAGAGCGTGCTCGAAGACGCCCTCGGCGTTGACGCCGACGAAGTGACCCCCAAGGCCACGCTCTCCGGCGACCTGGGCGCCGAGAGCATCGATTACCTCGACATCGTCTTCCGCCTGGAGAAGGCCTTCACCACCGACACCGCTAACCCCTTCAAGATTCCGCGTGGCGAACTCTTCCCCGAAGACTTCGAAAGCCTTCGCGGCGACCCCAGCCTCATCTCCGGCGACAAGCTGACCCCCAAGGGCATCGCCGAGCTGAAGAAGCGTCTGCCCTACGCCGACTATTCCGACTTCGAAGCGAACCCCACGCTCGAAGCGGCGAACGACCTGATGACGGTCAACACGATCGTCAATTACATCGAGGCCAAACTGAAGTAA
- the efp gene encoding elongation factor P, producing the protein MRASDIRKGQAIRMDGKLFVVTNADHNTPGNLRAKVQFKLRDVVKGTIMDKRVGATDDMELINLDRRQVEYLYSDNDGHWVMDLETYDQQPIPKEVFGTDILYLKPNTQITAEFFEGKVTSYELPKTVELKVTDCPPGIKGATATNQTKDAEMETGLKVKVPPFIEIGEVIRIGTDNGNYLSRA; encoded by the coding sequence ATGCGCGCCAGCGATATCCGTAAAGGCCAGGCCATTCGTATGGACGGCAAGCTGTTCGTCGTCACCAACGCCGACCACAACACCCCCGGCAACCTGCGGGCCAAGGTGCAGTTCAAGCTCCGCGACGTCGTCAAGGGCACGATCATGGACAAGCGCGTCGGCGCGACCGACGACATGGAGCTCATCAACCTCGACCGCCGACAGGTGGAATACCTCTACTCCGACAACGACGGCCACTGGGTCATGGACCTGGAAACCTACGACCAGCAGCCGATCCCCAAGGAAGTCTTCGGGACCGACATCCTGTATCTCAAGCCCAACACGCAGATCACGGCTGAGTTCTTCGAAGGCAAGGTCACCAGCTACGAACTGCCCAAGACGGTCGAGCTGAAGGTCACCGACTGCCCCCCGGGCATCAAGGGCGCGACCGCCACCAACCAGACCAAGGACGCCGAGATGGAAACCGGCCTGAAGGTCAAGGTTCCTCCCTTCATCGAAATCGGCGAGGTCATCCGCATCGGCACGGACAACGGCAACTACCTGAGCCGGGCCTGA
- a CDS encoding adenylate kinase family protein produces the protein MRYRTILLFGAPGSGKGTQGQIIGSIPGFQHSSTGDIFRSLDLHTEMGRKFWEYSSRGQLVPDELTIQLWKQYIKGLEYINQFHPESEFLVLDGLPRNVHQKVLLEDVIDVQAIVYLRAERDKMVERLRRRALKENRFDDASDEVINKRMDVFGRETRPVLDLYPQELIHRIDATMSQIRILSEIVTRVLVPLKEAVERPADESLASLQGP, from the coding sequence ATGCGTTACCGCACCATCCTACTTTTCGGCGCTCCGGGCAGCGGCAAGGGCACCCAGGGCCAGATCATCGGGAGCATTCCCGGCTTTCAGCACAGCTCCACCGGCGACATCTTCCGGTCGCTGGACTTGCACACCGAGATGGGTCGCAAGTTCTGGGAGTACTCCAGCCGGGGGCAGCTCGTGCCCGATGAGCTGACGATCCAGCTCTGGAAGCAGTACATCAAGGGCCTGGAATACATCAACCAGTTTCACCCGGAGTCTGAGTTCCTGGTGCTCGACGGCCTGCCGCGGAACGTGCATCAGAAGGTGCTTTTGGAAGACGTCATCGATGTGCAGGCGATCGTGTACCTGCGAGCCGAGCGCGACAAGATGGTCGAACGGCTCCGCCGCCGGGCACTAAAGGAAAACCGCTTCGACGACGCCAGCGATGAGGTGATCAACAAGCGGATGGACGTCTTCGGCCGGGAAACGCGGCCGGTGCTGGACCTCTACCCGCAGGAGCTGATCCACCGGATCGATGCGACGATGTCGCAGATCCGGATTCTGAGCGAGATCGTGACGCGCGTGCTGGTGCCGTTGAAGGAAGCGGTGGAACGACCGGCGGACGAATCGCTGGCGAGCCTGCAGGGACCGTGA
- a CDS encoding hotdog family protein, whose amino-acid sequence MKFNLIDKVDLLTDDKIVASKFVSLAEEYLGDHFPSFPVLPGVMMLEAATQAAGWILHRRTGFSKSMAVLKESKNIRYGNFVAPGNFLRIEAELIKATETGGNFKVTGSVVNSAGKPSDNPAITGRIEISLFNLADKQPELGELDARLQEHNRLRWKVLEQSMGKGAAVGV is encoded by the coding sequence TTGAAGTTCAACCTCATCGATAAGGTCGACCTCCTCACCGACGACAAGATCGTCGCGAGCAAGTTCGTGTCGCTCGCCGAGGAGTATCTGGGCGACCATTTCCCGTCGTTTCCCGTCTTGCCCGGCGTCATGATGCTGGAAGCCGCCACGCAGGCCGCCGGGTGGATCCTGCATCGCCGGACGGGGTTCTCCAAGTCGATGGCGGTCCTGAAGGAATCGAAGAACATCCGCTACGGCAACTTTGTCGCGCCTGGCAACTTCCTGCGGATCGAAGCGGAGCTCATCAAGGCGACCGAGACCGGCGGGAACTTCAAGGTGACCGGCTCGGTCGTCAACAGCGCCGGCAAGCCCTCCGACAACCCCGCCATCACCGGCCGGATCGAAATCTCGCTGTTCAATCTCGCCGACAAACAGCCCGAACTAGGCGAGTTGGATGCCCGGCTGCAGGAGCATAACCGACTGCGGTGGAAGGTCTTGGAGCAGTCGATGGGGAAGGGCGCTGCGGTCGGTGTGTGA